In Thermocrinis minervae, a single genomic region encodes these proteins:
- a CDS encoding succinate--CoA ligase subunit alpha, translating into MKGTVYLNENTRVLVIGITGREASQVVTESEALYPGYIVAGVTPGKGGSQVAGKPVYNTVREALEKHPEINTGLVYVPPASVKDAVIELIDAGIKLIYIVTEHVPIRDTVYFYHYAKERDVIIVGPTSLGCMMPVLPARIGAIGGKNPSIAYAPGGLVILSKSGGLTTTTAEMFKRRGWGVYMALALGGDVISCTTFADVLEKIADNPNVKGVIIQGEVGGSYEEKAAETILRLYKEGRWNKPVAAFVAGRFQEKLEGVSFGHAGAIVERGKGKATDKIKAFSEVGKETGLVKVAEFYHDLVNCIEELGVPRDFEDTTPEGKVKPLYSTIDENCNFVG; encoded by the coding sequence ATGAAGGGAACAGTGTACCTAAACGAGAACACTAGGGTGTTGGTGATAGGTATCACGGGTAGAGAGGCATCACAGGTAGTTACCGAATCTGAAGCACTTTACCCAGGTTACATAGTAGCTGGTGTAACGCCTGGTAAGGGTGGGTCTCAAGTTGCAGGAAAACCCGTATATAACACTGTAAGGGAAGCCCTAGAGAAACATCCTGAAATAAACACAGGGCTGGTTTACGTGCCACCTGCTTCTGTGAAAGACGCTGTAATAGAACTCATAGATGCAGGTATAAAGCTCATATACATAGTCACCGAGCATGTACCCATTAGAGATACTGTTTACTTCTACCACTACGCCAAAGAGAGGGATGTGATAATAGTAGGTCCCACCTCCTTGGGATGCATGATGCCCGTCTTGCCTGCTAGGATAGGGGCCATAGGTGGAAAGAACCCATCCATAGCTTATGCTCCTGGTGGCCTTGTGATACTTTCCAAATCGGGTGGACTCACCACGACTACAGCTGAAATGTTCAAGCGGAGAGGATGGGGTGTTTACATGGCCCTCGCCCTTGGTGGTGACGTCATATCCTGCACAACCTTCGCTGATGTTCTTGAAAAGATAGCCGATAACCCTAACGTAAAGGGTGTTATCATACAGGGTGAAGTGGGTGGTTCTTACGAAGAGAAGGCTGCTGAAACTATACTAAGACTCTACAAAGAAGGAAGGTGGAACAAACCAGTAGCTGCCTTCGTAGCCGGTAGATTCCAAGAGAAACTAGAGGGTGTATCCTTTGGACATGCAGGTGCTATAGTAGAGAGGGGTAAAGGAAAGGCCACGGACAAGATAAAAGCTTTTAGCGAAGTGGGAAAGGAAACAGGCCTTGTAAAGGTGGCTGAGTTTTACCACGACCTTGTAAATTGCATAGAGGAATTAGGAGTGCCAAGAGACTTTGAAGATACTACACCAGAAGGAAAGGTAAAACCACTGTACTCAACCATAGACGAAAACTGCAACTTTGTAGGTTAA
- the ftsA gene encoding cell division protein FtsA, translating to MIAALDVGTSKVVLLVGEIDTYNDINIIAIGETQSKGIERGFVKRLDLAVNSVSLVRKDVQEMLSSKVSSVCLALSGPDLKSQNERDTISLSPQPTEVDRIHIERLIERAITRSREEGYEVVAQIPRKFTLDDQEGIIDPVGLYGSRLSVELHVVKLSSTIIRNLEKVLQSAGLGLVDRYVSILASAEAVLTQEEKEEGVLLIDMGAGLTDFTLFLEGAPYITASIPMGGLNITKDIAHFLKVTTEQAERIKIEYGCALYDMVSETERIKIKPRGEEKETTIERRQLAEVIQIRLEEIMERLTDIITSRGASLEAANAGIVITGGCAKLYGIKEFLERHFDMPVRIGYPYGVVGLKEKISDPAYATAVGLLKVCHKNPSGLLSSGEVKMDVPRNSLLGSILEKIKSFLKDVI from the coding sequence ATGATTGCTGCGTTAGATGTTGGTACAAGTAAGGTAGTTTTATTAGTTGGGGAAATCGATACTTATAACGACATAAACATAATAGCAATAGGTGAAACGCAGTCTAAAGGGATAGAAAGAGGTTTTGTAAAAAGACTTGACCTCGCTGTAAACTCTGTCAGCTTAGTACGCAAAGATGTGCAGGAGATGCTTTCTTCTAAGGTGTCTTCTGTGTGCTTAGCCCTATCTGGGCCAGACTTAAAGAGTCAGAATGAAAGGGATACTATAAGCTTATCACCACAACCAACGGAGGTAGATCGAATACACATAGAAAGACTTATAGAGAGAGCTATAACTAGGTCCAGGGAGGAAGGGTACGAGGTAGTGGCACAGATACCGCGCAAGTTCACTCTTGACGACCAGGAAGGTATAATAGATCCAGTTGGTCTCTATGGTTCGAGGCTTAGCGTAGAGCTTCACGTTGTAAAGCTAAGCAGTACCATCATAAGAAACTTAGAAAAGGTCCTTCAATCCGCAGGATTAGGTCTTGTAGACAGGTATGTGAGTATACTCGCATCTGCGGAAGCTGTTTTGACACAGGAGGAGAAGGAAGAAGGGGTGCTTCTCATAGACATGGGAGCAGGACTCACAGATTTTACACTGTTCTTAGAAGGAGCTCCTTACATAACCGCAAGCATACCTATGGGAGGGTTGAACATAACCAAGGATATAGCCCACTTTTTAAAGGTAACCACCGAGCAAGCTGAGAGGATTAAGATAGAGTATGGATGTGCTCTTTACGATATGGTGAGTGAGACTGAAAGGATAAAGATAAAGCCTAGGGGTGAGGAAAAGGAGACGACCATAGAAAGGAGACAGCTTGCGGAGGTTATCCAGATAAGACTTGAAGAGATCATGGAGAGGTTGACGGATATAATAACTTCGCGTGGAGCTAGCCTAGAAGCTGCAAATGCTGGTATAGTTATAACTGGTGGATGCGCTAAGCTCTATGGCATTAAAGAGTTTCTTGAAAGGCACTTTGATATGCCAGTAAGGATAGGCTATCCTTACGGAGTGGTAGGTTTAAAGGAAAAGATAAGTGATCCAGCTTATGCTACGGCCGTGGGTCTTTTGAAGGTGTGTCATAAAAATCCGAGTGGGCTGTTGTCTAGTGGGGAAGTGAAGATGGATGTACCAAGAAATTCTTTACTGGGTAGTATTTTAGAGAAGATAAAGTCTTTCCTAAAGGATGTAATATAG
- the ftsZ gene encoding cell division protein FtsZ: MESLNPTRIKVFGVGGGGSNAVNRMYLDGIEGVELFVINTDVQHLTKLEVPNKIQIGEKVTKGLGAGAKPEVGEQAALEDIDKIREILRNTDMLFLAVGLGGGTGTGAAPIIAEAAKEMGILTVAVVTKPFAFEGPRRMQVAEEGLERLKDVVDTYIVVNNQKLAELSDRNLSIKEAFKMVDDVLSKAVRGITGIVVTPALINVDFADVKTIMEKGGLALIGIGETSKDSRKEYAIEQAITSPLLEGNSIEGARRLLVTFWVSEDIPFRDIDEAMSRIRSVAADDALIIFGAVLEENKESFMRVAIVATDFENVQSQHLKLVKKPEVKDVKKVVPESQIEAVQPEVEDVPAYLRRKRKL; this comes from the coding sequence ATGGAAAGTCTTAACCCGACGAGGATAAAGGTTTTTGGTGTTGGTGGAGGTGGTTCTAACGCTGTAAACCGTATGTACCTTGATGGTATAGAAGGCGTTGAGCTTTTTGTCATAAACACAGATGTTCAGCATCTTACCAAGCTTGAAGTTCCCAATAAGATACAAATAGGAGAAAAGGTCACGAAGGGTCTCGGAGCTGGAGCAAAGCCTGAGGTTGGGGAACAGGCAGCTTTAGAGGATATTGACAAGATAAGAGAGATACTGAGAAACACGGATATGCTCTTCTTAGCTGTAGGTCTTGGTGGTGGTACTGGTACTGGTGCTGCACCCATCATAGCAGAAGCTGCGAAGGAGATGGGTATACTTACAGTTGCTGTTGTTACAAAACCTTTCGCTTTTGAAGGCCCAAGGAGGATGCAGGTAGCCGAGGAGGGTTTAGAAAGACTAAAAGACGTTGTAGATACTTACATAGTGGTTAACAACCAAAAACTCGCAGAGTTGTCTGACAGAAACCTGAGTATAAAGGAAGCCTTTAAGATGGTAGACGATGTACTATCTAAGGCTGTTAGAGGTATAACCGGTATAGTTGTAACTCCGGCACTTATAAACGTAGACTTTGCAGACGTTAAGACTATCATGGAAAAAGGTGGTCTAGCGCTTATAGGTATAGGCGAAACAAGCAAAGACTCAAGGAAGGAGTACGCAATAGAGCAGGCTATAACCAGCCCTCTGCTAGAAGGCAACAGCATAGAAGGAGCCAGACGCCTGCTTGTAACCTTCTGGGTAAGCGAGGATATACCCTTCAGAGATATAGATGAGGCTATGAGCAGGATAAGGAGTGTTGCTGCTGACGATGCTCTCATTATATTCGGTGCCGTTTTAGAGGAAAACAAAGAAAGCTTTATGCGTGTAGCTATAGTGGCTACAGATTTTGAAAATGTCCAGTCACAACATCTGAAGCTAGTTAAAAAGCCAGAAGTAAAGGATGTTA
- the truB gene encoding tRNA pseudouridine(55) synthase TruB produces MSSGVLLVDKPKWLTSTDVLNAIKDRFALKVGHTGTLDPIATGLLLVLVGEATKFSQFFHILPKGYLATAVLGKITDTYDADGKIVEERPVKVSCDDVKKAVDKFVGKLEQIPPPYSAKKVGGVRAYRLAREGKTPSLKPSQVEVYRAELLECKLPYLKILYEVSSGTYIRSLVYDLGMFLSCGAYLEDLRRLWIGNFKVEDAISLEELLRLEDISKILIPIDQALYFMQEVKLSVKEGERIKKGGKLRVSPGNTRAFVRLYQGNEFIGVGLLEGEELRPYRLLSA; encoded by the coding sequence ATGTCTTCAGGCGTACTACTCGTAGATAAGCCAAAGTGGTTAACTTCAACGGATGTTCTTAACGCTATTAAAGACAGGTTTGCACTAAAGGTGGGTCATACGGGGACGCTTGATCCCATAGCTACAGGGCTATTACTGGTCTTAGTAGGAGAGGCCACTAAATTTTCCCAGTTCTTCCACATACTTCCTAAAGGTTATTTGGCTACAGCTGTCCTTGGAAAGATAACAGATACATACGATGCGGATGGAAAGATTGTAGAGGAGAGACCTGTAAAGGTAAGCTGTGATGATGTAAAAAAAGCCGTAGACAAGTTTGTGGGTAAGTTGGAGCAGATACCACCTCCATACTCTGCTAAGAAGGTAGGCGGTGTAAGGGCTTATAGGCTAGCAAGGGAAGGTAAAACTCCTAGTCTAAAGCCATCACAGGTAGAAGTTTACAGGGCAGAGCTTTTAGAATGCAAACTTCCATACCTTAAGATACTCTACGAGGTATCAAGCGGTACTTACATAAGAAGTTTGGTTTATGATCTTGGCATGTTCCTATCTTGCGGTGCGTATCTTGAAGATCTAAGAAGACTCTGGATAGGTAATTTCAAGGTAGAGGATGCTATAAGCCTTGAGGAGCTTTTAAGGCTTGAAGACATAAGTAAGATCCTCATACCCATAGACCAGGCCCTTTACTTTATGCAGGAGGTAAAGCTTTCAGTGAAGGAAGGAGAAAGGATAAAAAAGGGGGGAAAGCTCCGTGTCTCACCTGGTAATACAAGAGCTTTTGTAAGGCTTTATCAAGGAAACGAGTTTATAGGTGTTGGCCTTTTGGAGGGAGAGGAGCTAAGACCCTACAGGCTCCTCTCCGCTTGA
- a CDS encoding succinate--CoA ligase subunit beta, translating into MNLYEYEAYEKIFKKYNIPTPKCMFADHINDQLVEFVRELGQCVVKSQVLVGKRGKAGAVKVCKSPEDALETVEALLKYPVYGEMPVGVLVCEKANILKELYASITYSTEVRAPVVTLSLEGGMDIEEVPPEKVKSWEINPLKGLYPHMVRNYLLELGFPQEYMGVLRELSEVIANMYRAFWEAEARLLEINPLAICQVGDKQKVLALDAVVTIDDDASVPPAKIYGVRTALKRPPTEREIEASLIDRDDHRGKAGSYVEMDGDIAMMTFGGGGSTVTIETTYAVGLKPANFTDIGGNPPAEKMYKITRIILSKPGIRGVLVCGGTANNTRIDVTLGEGVANAIRDLYKEGKLDPNWIWVVRRNGPEAEKGLRMLYEAFKECGVKGEIYDSSLPLTEAPIRLKELLDLCAKKVQKQEEEDRPLTEEQASDLGI; encoded by the coding sequence ATGAACCTCTACGAGTACGAGGCATATGAGAAGATATTCAAAAAGTACAACATACCAACTCCCAAATGTATGTTTGCAGACCACATAAACGACCAGCTGGTGGAGTTTGTCAGAGAACTTGGCCAGTGTGTAGTAAAGTCACAGGTACTCGTAGGTAAGAGGGGTAAGGCAGGTGCTGTAAAGGTATGCAAAAGCCCTGAAGACGCTCTTGAAACCGTTGAAGCCCTCCTCAAATACCCAGTCTATGGTGAAATGCCAGTAGGCGTGCTCGTCTGTGAAAAGGCCAACATCCTTAAAGAGCTTTATGCTTCAATAACCTACTCCACAGAAGTTAGAGCTCCTGTTGTTACCCTAAGCTTGGAAGGTGGTATGGATATAGAAGAAGTGCCACCAGAGAAAGTGAAGAGCTGGGAGATAAACCCACTTAAAGGTCTTTATCCTCACATGGTTAGAAACTACCTGCTTGAGCTTGGTTTCCCTCAAGAGTACATGGGAGTTCTGAGAGAACTCTCAGAAGTAATAGCCAACATGTACAGGGCCTTCTGGGAAGCAGAAGCAAGGCTGTTGGAGATTAACCCCCTTGCTATATGCCAGGTGGGTGACAAACAGAAGGTGTTGGCCCTTGACGCTGTGGTCACTATAGACGACGATGCATCTGTACCACCTGCCAAGATATACGGTGTTAGGACAGCACTAAAAAGACCTCCAACGGAAAGGGAAATAGAAGCATCCCTGATAGACAGGGATGACCACAGGGGTAAGGCAGGTTCTTACGTGGAGATGGATGGAGACATAGCCATGATGACCTTTGGCGGTGGTGGTTCCACGGTTACCATAGAGACCACTTATGCAGTAGGTCTTAAACCTGCCAACTTTACAGACATAGGTGGAAACCCACCGGCAGAAAAGATGTACAAGATAACCAGGATAATCCTTTCTAAGCCCGGCATAAGGGGTGTGCTGGTGTGTGGGGGTACAGCAAACAACACGAGGATAGATGTAACCTTAGGTGAAGGTGTCGCTAATGCAATAAGAGACCTATATAAGGAAGGTAAGCTTGACCCTAACTGGATATGGGTGGTAAGGAGGAACGGACCAGAGGCAGAAAAAGGACTCAGAATGCTCTACGAAGCCTTCAAGGAGTGTGGTGTTAAGGGTGAGATATACGACTCTTCACTACCTTTGACAGAAGCCCCCATCAGGCTCAAAGAGCTCCTAGATCTGTGCGCTAAAAAAGTTCAGAAGCAAGAAGAAGAAGATAGGCCTTTGACGGAAGAACAGGCTTCTGATCTTGGAATATAA
- a CDS encoding cell division protein FtsQ/DivIB encodes MKAKRGKAGQYVDYMIIIFWISTMAMVGYFLPYLIGYLPFFKVRGINVLSTTYIPPSAISEIVVQRYKGNWLYMSSDGLKSAINSRFFNAVEELDIRRLITKEGAYLEIYLKERKPYFTVFYQDKVFYVDQKGNLFQNPYIPITYPYIYTYDVSIVKDYFKNINSLISVMGEGLKEIYLSDIQTVLYSEKGNKFILPPIWEIDQQIIGSLSRVYNMSMTGSTVDLTLKDMVILKEGLNSK; translated from the coding sequence GTGAAAGCTAAAAGGGGGAAGGCGGGACAATATGTTGATTACATGATCATAATTTTTTGGATCAGCACTATGGCTATGGTCGGTTACTTTCTTCCATACTTAATAGGTTATCTTCCTTTTTTTAAGGTAAGAGGTATAAATGTCCTTTCAACCACTTATATACCCCCATCGGCAATATCTGAAATAGTAGTTCAGCGTTATAAGGGCAACTGGCTTTATATGAGTTCCGATGGACTAAAATCTGCAATAAACTCTCGCTTTTTTAATGCCGTGGAGGAGCTAGACATAAGAAGGCTTATCACAAAAGAAGGTGCATACTTGGAAATTTACTTAAAAGAGAGGAAACCATACTTTACCGTATTCTACCAGGATAAGGTTTTTTATGTAGATCAGAAGGGCAATCTTTTCCAAAACCCCTACATTCCTATCACATATCCATACATTTATACCTACGATGTTTCTATAGTGAAAGACTATTTTAAGAATATAAACAGTCTTATTTCAGTGATGGGAGAAGGTTTGAAGGAAATTTATCTTAGTGATATCCAAACTGTACTCTATTCAGAAAAGGGGAATAAGTTTATATTACCACCTATTTGGGAAATAGATCAACAGATTATTGGGTCTTTGAGTAGGGTTTATAATATGAGTATGACAGGTTCGACTGTAGATTTAACCTTAAAGGATATGGTGATATTAAAGGAAGGGCTGAACTCAAAATGA